In the genome of Candidatus Rokuibacteriota bacterium, the window GCCCATGAGCGCGACCGCCGCCGCCGCCATCCGCGCCTGGCTCGATGCGCACCGGGCCGAGGTCCTCGCCTTCGTCGAGACCCTCGTCGGCATCGACAGCTACGCGACCCAGCCGGCCGGCGTCGACGCCGTCGGCGACGCCGTCGGCCGGGCGCTCGAGTCGGCCGGCTACACCACGGAGCGGGTCCGTCCCCGCCGGGTGCCGGCGGAGCGGCGCTGGCTCGAGGCGCTCATGCTCCCCGGCCACGACTTCGACCGCCTCGCCGACCACCGCATCGCGCGCAAGGCCGGCCGCGGCCGCGGGCGGGCCCTCGTCCTCGGCGACCTCGACACCGCCTTCCCGCCGGGCGGACCTTCGCGGGTCCCCTTCCGGATCGACGGCGATCGCGCCGTCGGCGCCGGGATCGCCGACATGAAGGGCGGGCTCGCGGTCGCCACCTTTGCGCTCCGCGCGCTCGAGGCGACCGGGCTCGACACGCTCGGCGAGATCGCTTGTGTCTTCAGCGCCGACGAGCAGGCCGGCAGCCTGACCGCCCGGCCGGTCATCGAGGCCGCCGCGCGGCAGGCCGACTGGGTCTTCTGCATGGAGTGCGCGCGGGAGGGGGGGAATCTCATGGCCTCGCGCGCGCAGATCGGCGTCGCCCGCCTCGAGGTCCACGGGCGGGACGCCCATGCCGGCAGCGGCTTCGCCGGAGGCGTCAATGCCGTCGAGGCGATGGCGCGGAAGATCATCGCGGTGCACGCGCTCACCGATCCCGCGCGAGAGATCTACCTCAACGTCGGCATCGTCCAGGGCGGGTGGCGCCGGAGCGTCGTGCCCGGCCACGCCGCGGCCGTGCTCGACATCCGCACGCCCGGGCCGGCGGCGTGGGAGGAGGTCGAGCGCGCCATCCGGGCCATCGCCGAGCACGAGGACGTGCCGGGCGCTCGCTCGACGCTCCTCATCGCCTCCCACCGGCCCGGCGTCCCCTGGACCGAGAAGACCGACCGGCTCCTCGCCATCGCGCAGGAGGCGGGGCGCGAGCTGCGCCTCGCCCCCTTCGGCGCCCTCCGCTCGCCCGCGGCCGGCAGCTCCGCCTTCGTCGGCCCGCTCGGCGTCCCCTGCATGGACGGCATGGGCCCCGCCGGCGGCGACCTCATGACCGACCACGAGTACGTGAGGGTGCCGTCGCTCGTGGAGCGGGCCGCCCTCCTGGCGACCATCCTCCACGACCTCGGCGCCGGCGCCTGGGAGCGCGCGCGATGACGGACGCGGTCAAGCTGCTCCGGCGGTGGATGGACGATCACGTGGGGGACCTCGTGGCGCTGCTCGGGCGCATCGTCGACATGGACACGGCGACCGAGAACCGGGAGGGCGTCGAGCGCCTCGCCGCCCTGACGGCCGACTCGCTCGCGGCGCTCGGCTTCGCGGTCGAGCGGGTGGCGCCCGTGCCCCCACCCGAGCCCTGGGT includes:
- a CDS encoding M20/M25/M40 family metallo-hydrolase: MSATAAAAIRAWLDAHRAEVLAFVETLVGIDSYATQPAGVDAVGDAVGRALESAGYTTERVRPRRVPAERRWLEALMLPGHDFDRLADHRIARKAGRGRGRALVLGDLDTAFPPGGPSRVPFRIDGDRAVGAGIADMKGGLAVATFALRALEATGLDTLGEIACVFSADEQAGSLTARPVIEAAARQADWVFCMECAREGGNLMASRAQIGVARLEVHGRDAHAGSGFAGGVNAVEAMARKIIAVHALTDPAREIYLNVGIVQGGWRRSVVPGHAAAVLDIRTPGPAAWEEVERAIRAIAEHEDVPGARSTLLIASHRPGVPWTEKTDRLLAIAQEAGRELRLAPFGALRSPAAGSSAFVGPLGVPCMDGMGPAGGDLMTDHEYVRVPSLVERAALLATILHDLGAGAWERAR